In Listeria swaminathanii, a single window of DNA contains:
- a CDS encoding putative RNA methyltransferase yields the protein MLSKMEINKRAMEESIALLACPICGSAFEFSEPRSFVCSERHAFDIAKPGYLHLLKQAHKTKYDQALFESRKKIIASGFFGKLIERVTEIIAETKKEQIVIYDAGCGEGSHLARVVEQLQATDCDVQAVGLDIAKEGVKQAARDYPGIVWTVADLANCPNQKETADAILNILSPSNYEEFKRLLQTDGFLLKVVPEANYLRELREFIYVDEKSSYSNESVTSRLAEKLTVEHVERITYKAPIAKDLFADFLEMTPLGWHIEANKKSELLGNPPEELTVDLQIIIAKKTNLS from the coding sequence TTGTTATCAAAAATGGAGATAAATAAACGCGCTATGGAAGAGAGTATTGCGCTTCTTGCTTGCCCGATTTGCGGTAGTGCGTTCGAATTTAGTGAGCCGCGTTCATTTGTATGCTCAGAACGTCATGCTTTTGATATCGCCAAGCCTGGCTATTTACATTTGTTGAAGCAAGCGCATAAAACAAAATACGATCAAGCTTTATTTGAGTCACGAAAGAAAATTATTGCTAGTGGCTTTTTTGGAAAGTTAATCGAACGGGTTACAGAAATCATTGCTGAGACGAAAAAAGAGCAGATTGTGATATACGATGCAGGTTGCGGTGAGGGAAGTCATTTAGCGCGAGTTGTAGAGCAGCTTCAAGCAACGGATTGCGACGTGCAAGCTGTTGGACTCGATATTGCTAAAGAAGGCGTCAAACAGGCTGCACGGGATTATCCGGGAATTGTTTGGACCGTGGCTGATTTAGCCAATTGTCCGAATCAAAAAGAGACAGCAGATGCCATTTTAAATATTTTATCACCTTCGAATTATGAAGAGTTTAAACGACTACTCCAAACGGATGGTTTTTTGCTAAAAGTAGTTCCTGAGGCGAATTATTTACGGGAATTGCGGGAATTTATTTATGTGGATGAGAAGAGCAGTTATTCGAATGAATCGGTCACATCACGGCTGGCAGAAAAATTAACGGTGGAACATGTCGAGCGAATCACATATAAAGCGCCAATTGCAAAAGATTTATTTGCCGATTTTCTAGAAATGACCCCACTTGGATGGCATATTGAAGCGAATAAAAAAAGTGAATTACTGGGAAACCCACCAGAAGAACTAACGGTCGATTTGCAAATAATCATTGCGAAAAAAACAAATCTTTCCTAA
- a CDS encoding phosphomannomutase/phosphoglucomutase has protein sequence MNQSETKALEALQNGSDIRGIAIATEKYQITLTDERVEKIAYGFAKWLKEEKKVEGQAKVAIGHDSRLSAERLKAALVKGLTFAGLDVVDVGLATTPAMFMATQYEDYNCDAGIMITASHLPFMYNGLKLFTKSGGAEHEDIDYIVAHADKSFIENGGNTGKVTKQDLLSTYAADLTDKIRAGITDAADKMKPLQGSHIIVDAGNGAGGFFAEKVLAELGADISGSQFLEPDGNFPNHIPNPDNEEAMASLKKAVLASGADLGVIFDTDVDRAAIMDKNGESLNRNPLIAVISSIILEEKPGTTIVTDSTTSGHLQAFIEAKGGKQHRFKRGYRNVINEALRLNASGTASEIAIEVSGHAALKENYFLDDGAYLIAKILMTYATLRKNGQDLPDLIADLKEPAESEEIRLSITAPDFKAYGKEVLADFQAFVEADADMEIEPVNQEGIRVNTSGELGEGWFLLRMSLHEPVMPMNLESDEAGGIQKVKNRLAGFFANKADLSI, from the coding sequence ATGAATCAATCAGAAACGAAAGCGTTAGAAGCACTGCAAAACGGATCAGACATACGTGGAATAGCTATTGCTACGGAAAAATATCAGATTACGCTAACAGACGAACGTGTAGAAAAGATTGCTTATGGCTTTGCGAAATGGCTAAAAGAGGAGAAAAAAGTGGAAGGTCAGGCAAAAGTGGCAATTGGCCATGATAGCAGACTTTCAGCTGAACGATTAAAAGCGGCACTCGTAAAAGGTCTTACTTTTGCGGGACTGGATGTAGTGGATGTTGGGCTTGCAACAACGCCAGCCATGTTTATGGCGACTCAATATGAGGACTACAACTGCGATGCCGGCATTATGATTACAGCGAGCCACTTACCTTTTATGTATAATGGGTTAAAATTATTTACCAAATCTGGCGGTGCGGAACACGAGGATATTGATTACATTGTGGCCCACGCAGATAAATCTTTCATTGAAAACGGCGGAAACACTGGTAAAGTGACCAAACAAGACTTACTTTCTACATATGCAGCAGATTTAACAGATAAAATTAGAGCGGGAATTACGGATGCGGCTGATAAAATGAAACCGTTACAAGGAAGCCATATCATTGTTGATGCTGGTAATGGCGCAGGCGGCTTCTTTGCTGAAAAAGTATTGGCAGAGCTTGGCGCAGATATTTCTGGTAGTCAGTTTTTAGAGCCGGATGGAAATTTCCCGAATCATATTCCGAATCCTGACAACGAGGAAGCGATGGCTAGTTTGAAAAAAGCGGTGCTGGCTAGTGGGGCGGATTTAGGCGTGATTTTTGATACGGATGTGGATCGTGCGGCGATTATGGATAAAAACGGCGAAAGCTTAAACCGCAATCCACTTATTGCTGTTATCTCGAGCATTATTCTAGAAGAAAAACCTGGGACGACGATTGTGACTGACTCGACAACATCCGGTCATTTACAAGCGTTTATTGAAGCGAAAGGTGGCAAGCAGCATCGTTTTAAACGTGGTTATCGTAACGTTATCAATGAAGCGCTGCGACTTAATGCTAGTGGAACAGCGTCTGAAATCGCGATTGAAGTAAGTGGACATGCCGCATTAAAAGAAAATTATTTCTTAGATGATGGCGCCTACTTAATCGCCAAAATTTTAATGACCTATGCGACTTTACGTAAAAATGGCCAAGATTTGCCGGACTTAATTGCCGACTTAAAAGAACCAGCAGAAAGCGAAGAAATTCGTTTAAGCATTACAGCACCAGATTTTAAAGCTTATGGAAAAGAAGTATTGGCTGATTTTCAGGCGTTTGTGGAAGCAGATGCGGATATGGAAATTGAGCCTGTTAACCAGGAAGGCATTCGCGTGAATACGAGTGGTGAGCTTGGCGAAGGATGGTTCTTGCTGCGAATGAGCCTTCATGAACCGGTAATGCCGATGAATTTAGAGAGTGATGAAGCTGGTGGTATCCAAAAAGTGAAAAATCGTTTAGCGGGATTTTTTGCGAACAAGGCTGATTTAAGTATATAA
- the cspD gene encoding cold-shock protein CspD, producing MQNGKVKWFNNEKGYGFIESDGGEDIFVHFTAIQGDGYKSLEEGQAVTFEVVEGNRGAQAANVEKA from the coding sequence ATGCAAAATGGGAAAGTAAAATGGTTTAACAATGAAAAAGGTTACGGTTTTATCGAATCAGACGGCGGCGAAGATATTTTCGTTCACTTCACAGCGATCCAAGGTGACGGCTACAAATCTTTAGAAGAAGGCCAAGCGGTAACATTTGAAGTTGTAGAAGGTAATCGCGGCGCTCAAGCAGCTAATGTAGAGAAAGCCTAA
- the rpsN gene encoding 30S ribosomal protein S14: MAKKSKVAKYERQQALVEQYAELRRTLKAEGRFDELRKLPRDSAPSRLHNRCELTGRPHGYMRKFGMSRIRFRELAHQGQLPGVKKASW; this comes from the coding sequence ATGGCTAAAAAATCAAAAGTTGCTAAATATGAACGCCAACAAGCGCTTGTAGAACAATATGCCGAACTACGCCGGACACTAAAAGCAGAAGGTCGTTTCGACGAGTTGCGCAAATTACCGCGTGATTCCGCGCCATCACGATTACACAATCGCTGCGAGCTAACAGGACGCCCACATGGCTATATGCGTAAATTTGGTATGTCACGGATTCGTTTTCGTGAACTAGCACATCAAGGACAATTACCCGGCGTGAAAAAAGCAAGCTGGTAA
- a CDS encoding thymidylate synthase gives MKQYLDLEKYVLENGTQKGDRTGTGTISTFGYQMRFDLQEGFPIMTTKRVPFKLVVSELLWFLHGDTNIRYLLQHNNNIWNEWAFERFVKSAEYKGEDMTDFGLRAESDPAFKEVYQAEMAQFKKRILEDEAFANKYGELGNIYGKQWREWKTSQGETIDQLADLIEMIKTNPNSRRLIVSAWNPEDIPNMALPPCHSLFQFYVADGKLSCQLYQRSADIFLGVPFNIASYALLTHLIAREVGLDVGEFIHTMGDAHLYNNHIEQVKEQLSRTPHALPKLVLSDKPATIFDFDVADISLDGYNPDPAIKAPISV, from the coding sequence ATGAAACAATATTTGGATTTAGAAAAGTACGTTTTAGAGAATGGAACACAAAAAGGGGATCGCACTGGAACTGGAACAATCAGCACATTTGGTTATCAAATGCGTTTTGATTTACAAGAGGGCTTTCCGATTATGACAACAAAACGTGTACCATTTAAACTTGTAGTAAGTGAACTGCTATGGTTTTTACATGGAGATACGAATATTCGCTACCTTTTACAGCATAATAATAATATTTGGAATGAATGGGCTTTTGAGCGTTTTGTGAAAAGCGCTGAGTACAAAGGCGAAGATATGACGGATTTTGGACTGAGAGCAGAAAGTGATCCGGCATTCAAAGAAGTATATCAAGCGGAAATGGCACAATTTAAAAAGCGTATTTTAGAGGATGAAGCATTTGCGAATAAATACGGTGAACTAGGGAATATTTACGGCAAACAGTGGCGCGAATGGAAAACTTCGCAAGGGGAAACAATTGATCAGTTAGCTGATTTGATTGAAATGATTAAAACGAACCCGAACTCGCGCCGATTGATTGTGTCTGCTTGGAACCCGGAAGATATTCCGAATATGGCTTTGCCGCCATGTCATTCGTTGTTCCAATTTTATGTGGCGGATGGGAAATTATCGTGCCAACTGTATCAACGCAGTGCGGATATTTTCTTAGGCGTACCGTTTAATATTGCGAGTTATGCACTTCTGACACATCTTATTGCCCGTGAAGTGGGGCTTGATGTAGGGGAGTTTATCCACACAATGGGTGATGCGCATCTTTATAATAATCATATCGAACAAGTAAAAGAGCAGTTATCGAGAACACCGCATGCACTTCCAAAATTAGTGCTTTCAGATAAACCGGCAACGATTTTTGATTTTGATGTCGCGGATATTTCACTTGATGGCTATAATCCGGATCCAGCGATTAAAGCACCAATTTCAGTATAA
- a CDS encoding 5'-3' exonuclease: MTENRENLLVVDGMALLFRAFYATAVSKQFMFNQNGIPTNGVQGFMRHMFAAIRQSNPTHTLICWDMGSQTFRNELYDGYKAGRTAPPEEMIPQFDLAKEVAAGFGFVNLGVPGFEADDCIGTITVQATNTIATTVLSGDKDLLQLIAPTNDVWIMQKGYGNYKRYDEATFFEEMGITPGQFVDVKALMGDTSDGYPGVRGIGEKTAIKLIQEFESIEGVLNNLDKLKPAQQTKIQEDLAMLELSQKLARIHTEVPLEIDLPSLKYDGFRDDAFAVVEKYGLKTLTRDIE; encoded by the coding sequence ATGACTGAAAATCGAGAAAATTTGCTCGTTGTTGATGGAATGGCACTACTTTTCCGAGCATTTTATGCAACAGCCGTTTCCAAGCAATTTATGTTTAATCAAAACGGGATACCAACGAATGGGGTGCAAGGTTTTATGCGCCATATGTTTGCGGCAATCCGTCAAAGTAACCCAACGCATACGCTGATTTGTTGGGATATGGGATCACAAACATTTCGAAATGAACTATACGATGGCTATAAAGCTGGCAGAACGGCACCACCAGAAGAAATGATTCCGCAATTCGATTTAGCGAAAGAAGTTGCCGCGGGATTTGGCTTTGTTAATTTAGGCGTACCTGGCTTTGAAGCGGATGATTGCATTGGTACGATTACGGTGCAAGCGACTAATACAATTGCGACTACCGTTTTAAGTGGTGATAAAGATTTACTGCAACTGATCGCACCAACGAATGATGTCTGGATTATGCAAAAAGGTTACGGCAATTATAAACGATACGATGAAGCAACATTTTTTGAAGAAATGGGTATTACCCCAGGACAGTTTGTTGATGTGAAAGCATTGATGGGGGACACATCTGATGGGTATCCTGGTGTACGTGGAATCGGTGAAAAAACAGCGATTAAGCTCATCCAAGAATTCGAGTCCATTGAAGGTGTCTTAAACAATCTCGATAAACTTAAACCAGCCCAACAAACCAAAATTCAAGAAGACTTAGCAATGCTAGAACTAAGTCAAAAACTAGCTAGAATTCATACCGAAGTTCCACTAGAAATAGACTTACCAAGCTTGAAATATGATGGCTTCCGCGATGATGCTTTTGCAGTAGTGGAAAAATATGGCTTAAAAACATTAACACGTGATATCGAATAA
- a CDS encoding dihydrofolate reductase yields the protein MIIFVWAQDRAGNIGKDNKMPWHLPGDLQFFKKTTTGKTLVMGRKTYESLGKALPNRKTIVLTRDKELQLDDAEILHSRDEVLALAKTGEPIYIAGGAEIYRLFMDVADQLIVTKIDAEFDADTAFPEVDWENFSEVAKEPHEKDEKNKYNYTFYTYERN from the coding sequence ATGATAATTTTTGTTTGGGCACAAGACCGCGCTGGCAACATCGGTAAAGATAACAAAATGCCGTGGCACTTACCGGGCGATTTGCAGTTTTTCAAAAAAACGACGACTGGGAAAACGCTTGTTATGGGACGCAAAACCTATGAATCTTTGGGGAAAGCATTGCCGAATAGAAAGACCATCGTATTAACGCGGGATAAAGAATTGCAGTTAGACGATGCGGAAATCTTGCATTCGCGCGATGAGGTTTTGGCGCTTGCTAAGACGGGGGAACCGATTTATATCGCTGGTGGTGCGGAAATTTATCGCTTATTTATGGATGTGGCGGATCAATTGATTGTCACAAAAATTGATGCGGAATTTGATGCAGATACGGCCTTTCCTGAAGTAGACTGGGAGAATTTTTCGGAAGTTGCGAAAGAACCCCATGAAAAAGATGAAAAAAACAAGTACAATTACACTTTTTATACGTATGAAAGAAATTAG
- a CDS encoding DedA family protein — METWITSIMADFGYIGIFVLIMVENLFPPIPSEIILTFGGFMTTVSSLNVVMVIIVATLGSVVGAILLYKVASYFGKERLTKIVLKYGRILRLKESDIERAESFFLKYGSWAVFLCRMIPLIRSLISIPAGMTKMKMSRFLVLTTAGSLLWNTVLIGLGAMLGESWNEIIVFMDSFSTIIYSVIAILVVVGLGFFFRARFKKTLDEE; from the coding sequence TTGGAAACTTGGATTACAAGTATTATGGCTGATTTTGGCTATATTGGTATTTTTGTATTGATTATGGTTGAGAACTTGTTTCCGCCGATTCCCTCTGAGATTATCTTAACTTTTGGTGGATTTATGACGACAGTTTCATCGCTAAATGTAGTGATGGTGATTATTGTAGCAACACTTGGGTCGGTCGTTGGCGCTATTTTACTTTATAAAGTGGCCTCGTATTTTGGTAAGGAACGGCTGACAAAAATTGTATTAAAGTATGGTCGGATTTTGCGACTGAAGGAGTCGGATATTGAACGCGCAGAAAGTTTCTTTTTGAAATATGGCAGTTGGGCGGTATTTTTATGTCGGATGATTCCGTTGATACGAAGCTTGATTTCAATTCCAGCTGGGATGACGAAGATGAAAATGTCGCGTTTTTTAGTCCTAACGACTGCGGGAAGCTTGCTTTGGAACACGGTTTTAATTGGGCTTGGCGCGATGCTAGGTGAGTCATGGAATGAAATTATTGTTTTCATGGATAGTTTTTCGACAATTATTTATAGTGTCATTGCGATACTTGTTGTTGTTGGGCTAGGGTTCTTTTTCCGGGCACGTTTCAAAAAAACACTAGATGAAGAATAA
- a CDS encoding formate--tetrahydrofolate ligase, giving the protein MSNKVKSDIEIASKAEILPVTTIAEHLGLDADALELYGKYKAKLSYDTIHSLKDKKPGKLVLVTAINPTPAGEGKSTVTVGLGDALSKKDKKTVIALREPSLGPTMGIKGGATGGGYAQVIPMEDINLHFTGDFHAITAANNALSAFIDNHMQQGNDLDIDGRRIVWKRVVDLNDRALRKVVVGLGGPIQGVPREDGFDITVASEIMAIICLASDLKDLKKRLSEIVIGYNYKKEPITVGEMGYEGALTLLLKDALKPNLVQTLEHTPAIVHGGPFANIAHGCNSVSATSTALRLGEYVVTEAGFGADLGAEKFLDIKVPALGKAPDCVVIVATIRALKMHGGALKTELSEENVDALAKGFTNLQKHTESIQTFGIPYVVAINKFITDSNAEVAKLEALCEEHGIPFSLTEVWEKGGDGGLELADKVIAAVESGTADYKRIYDDAWSIEEKLEAIVTKVYGGIGVELSSKAQKQIVEFKKYGWDRYPICMAKTQYSLSDDPTLLGRPTDFVIHIREFIPKLGAGFVVALTGDVMTMPGLPKKPAALNMDVDENGNAQGLF; this is encoded by the coding sequence ATGTCAAATAAAGTGAAATCAGATATTGAAATTGCATCAAAAGCAGAAATTCTACCAGTTACGACTATTGCCGAACATTTAGGACTAGACGCAGATGCACTCGAACTTTACGGAAAGTATAAAGCAAAGTTATCCTATGATACGATTCACTCGTTAAAAGACAAAAAACCAGGAAAACTTGTCCTTGTAACAGCGATTAACCCAACACCAGCTGGTGAAGGTAAATCGACAGTGACAGTTGGTCTTGGTGACGCACTCTCTAAAAAAGATAAAAAAACCGTTATCGCACTGCGCGAACCATCGCTTGGACCTACTATGGGGATTAAAGGCGGGGCAACTGGTGGCGGATATGCGCAAGTTATTCCAATGGAAGATATTAATTTACATTTTACAGGCGATTTTCATGCGATTACAGCTGCAAATAATGCTTTATCGGCATTTATCGATAACCATATGCAACAAGGTAATGACTTAGACATTGATGGACGCAGAATCGTTTGGAAACGTGTGGTTGATTTAAATGACCGGGCGCTTCGAAAAGTAGTCGTTGGTCTTGGTGGCCCGATTCAAGGTGTTCCGCGCGAAGATGGTTTTGATATTACAGTTGCTTCAGAAATCATGGCAATCATTTGTTTAGCAAGCGATTTAAAAGATTTAAAGAAACGCTTAAGTGAAATTGTGATTGGCTATAACTATAAAAAAGAACCAATTACAGTTGGCGAAATGGGTTATGAAGGCGCGTTAACGTTACTATTAAAAGATGCCTTGAAACCGAATTTAGTGCAAACGTTAGAACATACACCTGCAATCGTGCACGGCGGACCTTTTGCCAATATAGCTCATGGTTGTAATAGTGTTTCTGCGACAAGTACAGCGCTTAGACTTGGCGAATATGTTGTGACAGAAGCTGGCTTTGGTGCAGACCTTGGCGCGGAGAAATTTTTAGATATTAAAGTTCCTGCTCTTGGAAAAGCACCGGATTGTGTGGTTATTGTAGCAACGATTCGCGCGCTGAAAATGCACGGCGGCGCTTTGAAAACCGAACTAAGCGAAGAAAATGTCGATGCGTTAGCTAAAGGTTTTACTAACTTGCAAAAACATACGGAGTCTATCCAAACATTTGGTATCCCGTACGTGGTAGCGATTAATAAATTTATCACTGATTCTAACGCAGAAGTGGCGAAATTAGAAGCGCTTTGCGAAGAACATGGCATTCCGTTCTCCTTAACAGAAGTTTGGGAAAAAGGCGGCGATGGTGGTCTTGAACTCGCGGATAAAGTAATTGCAGCTGTGGAAAGTGGAACAGCGGACTACAAACGCATTTATGATGACGCTTGGTCGATTGAAGAAAAATTAGAAGCGATTGTGACGAAGGTTTACGGTGGTATTGGCGTGGAGCTTTCTAGCAAGGCACAAAAACAAATCGTGGAATTTAAAAAATATGGTTGGGATCGCTATCCAATTTGTATGGCGAAAACACAATATTCATTATCGGACGATCCGACATTGCTCGGTCGCCCAACTGATTTTGTCATTCATATTCGCGAATTTATTCCAAAACTTGGTGCTGGATTTGTCGTTGCTTTAACAGGCGACGTAATGACGATGCCAGGCTTACCGAAAAAACCAGCGGCATTAAATATGGATGTTGATGAAAATGGTAACGCGCAAGGTTTATTTTAA
- a CDS encoding ribonuclease HI family protein, giving the protein MEVFVDGASAGNPGPSGAGIVLKADGIYEQLAIPLEIMTNHEAEFIAIKLGLEEALKKQATFIRLYSDSKVAIEAIHKRHAKNPLFKPHLEAILEMTDSLELFFAEWRNVSQNKQADQLARQAIKKQKQPGVK; this is encoded by the coding sequence ATGGAAGTTTTCGTTGATGGAGCAAGTGCTGGAAACCCTGGTCCAAGTGGTGCTGGAATTGTTCTGAAAGCAGACGGCATCTATGAACAACTCGCGATTCCACTCGAAATAATGACCAACCACGAAGCAGAATTCATTGCAATTAAACTCGGGCTAGAAGAAGCCTTGAAAAAACAAGCAACTTTCATTCGTTTGTACTCTGATTCAAAAGTTGCCATTGAAGCCATTCATAAACGACATGCGAAAAACCCTTTATTTAAGCCCCATTTAGAAGCTATTTTAGAAATGACGGATTCGTTAGAGTTATTTTTTGCAGAATGGCGTAATGTTAGCCAAAATAAACAAGCCGACCAACTTGCGCGTCAGGCAATAAAAAAACAGAAGCAACCTGGCGTAAAATGA
- a CDS encoding ABC-F family ATP-binding cassette domain-containing protein — MKQLKVENLTKTYGEKSLFENISLTITEGERIGLIGVNGTGKSTLLQIISGSESGDKGTVTKAKDYTIGYLAQDPAFNEEDTVLAAVFDGDTAALRAMRKYEEVLLAMSLDSENTKLHDAYTAASQEMDASAAWDMNTEAKTILERLGITDLTAKISALSGGQRKRVGLAQVLIETPDLLILDEPTNHLDFQSIRWLEEYLNRFKGAVLLVTHDRYFLDRVTNHMVELDRGSAYRYVGNYEKFMESKAIRMENEVRESEKNKNLYRKELAWMRRGPQGRATKQNARQDRFHDLEKKVKTKVDDSELAIDFVTSRLGKDVFELKNLEKRFDEKQVLQDFSLIIQPGERLGITGNNGTGKSTLLNMLAGKLAPDAGEVLTGQTVQIGYYTQQNEEMDPDMRMIAYLQEAGEQVTTSGGEVISVSAMLERFLFPPNSHGKKIGSLSGGEKRRLFLLRILMERPNVLLLDEPTNDLDTQTLTVLEDYLESFNGTVITVSHDRYFLDKVVNKLLVFRAIGEVEIFYGEYSDYLKELEAKGKPAKSMKKMANTSVGKSAPEKKEKVKLTYQEQLEWDGIEDAISELEQTIESLNETLEQTGADFTKAAEISGLITAKEKELEQMMERWEFLSQYAE; from the coding sequence ATGAAACAATTAAAAGTGGAAAATTTAACAAAAACATATGGTGAAAAAAGCCTGTTTGAAAATATCTCGCTAACGATAACAGAGGGCGAACGTATTGGTTTAATCGGTGTAAATGGTACCGGGAAATCGACGTTATTGCAAATTATTTCTGGAAGTGAATCTGGGGATAAAGGTACAGTTACGAAAGCAAAAGATTATACGATTGGTTATTTGGCGCAAGATCCTGCGTTTAATGAAGAGGATACAGTTCTCGCGGCTGTTTTTGACGGGGATACTGCGGCGCTTCGAGCTATGCGTAAGTATGAAGAAGTCTTGCTGGCGATGTCGCTTGACTCTGAAAACACCAAATTACACGATGCTTATACGGCGGCTAGCCAGGAAATGGATGCTAGTGCGGCTTGGGATATGAACACAGAAGCGAAAACGATTTTGGAAAGACTTGGCATTACGGATCTAACAGCGAAAATAAGCGCGCTTTCTGGTGGACAACGAAAACGGGTTGGTTTGGCGCAAGTTTTAATCGAGACACCAGATTTGCTTATTTTGGATGAGCCTACCAACCATTTGGATTTTCAGTCGATTCGCTGGTTAGAAGAATACTTAAATCGCTTTAAAGGCGCTGTCTTGCTCGTTACCCATGATCGTTATTTCCTTGACCGTGTAACGAACCATATGGTGGAACTAGACCGCGGTTCGGCTTATCGCTATGTTGGGAACTACGAGAAATTCATGGAATCTAAGGCAATTCGGATGGAAAATGAAGTACGTGAATCCGAGAAAAATAAAAACTTGTACCGAAAAGAACTGGCATGGATGCGCCGCGGTCCACAAGGTCGGGCAACGAAACAAAATGCCAGACAAGACCGTTTCCATGATTTAGAGAAAAAAGTGAAAACAAAAGTGGATGACTCGGAATTGGCGATTGATTTTGTCACTAGCCGTCTCGGAAAAGATGTTTTCGAACTGAAAAACTTAGAAAAACGCTTTGATGAAAAACAAGTATTACAAGATTTTAGTTTGATTATCCAACCGGGAGAACGCCTTGGTATTACAGGGAATAACGGAACTGGTAAATCAACTTTACTGAACATGTTAGCTGGGAAACTAGCACCTGATGCCGGCGAAGTGCTTACTGGACAAACGGTACAAATCGGTTATTATACGCAACAAAATGAAGAAATGGACCCGGATATGCGAATGATTGCTTATTTGCAAGAAGCAGGCGAGCAAGTAACGACATCCGGCGGCGAAGTAATTAGCGTGAGCGCGATGCTAGAACGATTTTTATTCCCACCTAATTCACACGGGAAGAAAATTGGTAGCTTATCTGGTGGGGAAAAACGCCGATTATTCTTACTGCGCATTTTGATGGAACGTCCTAATGTATTGCTACTAGATGAGCCGACCAATGACTTAGATACGCAAACATTAACCGTTTTAGAAGATTATTTAGAATCATTCAACGGCACGGTCATTACGGTCAGCCATGATAGATATTTCCTTGACAAAGTTGTGAATAAATTGCTCGTTTTCCGGGCGATTGGGGAAGTAGAAATTTTCTACGGAGAATATAGTGATTATTTGAAAGAACTTGAGGCCAAAGGAAAACCAGCGAAATCAATGAAAAAAATGGCGAATACTTCGGTCGGAAAGTCAGCACCTGAGAAAAAAGAGAAAGTCAAACTAACCTACCAAGAACAACTGGAGTGGGACGGAATTGAAGATGCGATTAGCGAATTAGAACAAACGATTGAGTCGCTAAACGAAACATTGGAACAAACCGGAGCAGACTTTACCAAAGCAGCAGAAATTAGCGGACTCATTACAGCGAAAGAAAAAGAATTGGAACAAATGATGGAACGCTGGGAATTTTTATCACAATATGCGGAATAA
- the mntR gene encoding transcriptional regulator MntR, producing the protein MPTPSMEDYIEKIYSLIETKGYARVSDIADELFVHPSSVTKMVQKLDKDEYLIYEKYRGLILTPKGTQMGKRLLERHALLESFLSIIGVEPSHIYHDVEGIEHHLSWNSIDRIGDVVQFFENHPDALKTLKAMESTKPETKE; encoded by the coding sequence ATGCCAACACCTAGTATGGAAGATTATATTGAAAAAATCTATTCCCTTATTGAGACGAAAGGTTATGCCAGGGTTTCGGATATTGCTGATGAGTTATTTGTCCATCCATCCTCTGTAACAAAAATGGTACAGAAGCTGGATAAAGACGAATATTTAATCTACGAAAAGTACCGTGGATTAATTTTGACGCCAAAAGGAACACAAATGGGGAAAAGGCTCCTAGAAAGACACGCATTACTAGAAAGTTTTTTAAGCATTATTGGCGTAGAACCATCCCATATTTATCATGATGTGGAAGGTATTGAACACCACTTGAGTTGGAATTCGATTGACCGAATTGGGGATGTTGTGCAGTTTTTTGAAAATCATCCGGATGCGCTTAAGACGCTTAAGGCAATGGAGTCGACCAAACCAGAAACAAAGGAATAA